The following coding sequences are from one Wenzhouxiangella sp. AB-CW3 window:
- a CDS encoding PilX N-terminal domain-containing pilus assembly protein: protein MQNHPQAIVAPARGLALIMALIFLLILTILGLGAMQNTVLQERMAGSYAERNQALQMAELAARTAERDFRAAKCAGLDYPFVSLEERPAACPTARACGGSAVVADADCMDALSWISDSTGDGEARYVALELPPDCGLKEGETENPNEGPDGMPEYSSSRDTILVLAHGIGPAGTGQVILQTMYFGGALEGIGSDGC from the coding sequence ATGCAAAACCACCCCCAAGCAATTGTTGCACCGGCACGCGGACTGGCGCTGATCATGGCGCTGATCTTTCTGCTGATCCTGACCATACTGGGCCTGGGCGCCATGCAGAACACCGTGTTGCAGGAACGCATGGCCGGCAGTTACGCCGAGCGCAACCAGGCGCTGCAGATGGCCGAGCTGGCCGCGCGCACCGCCGAGCGCGATTTCCGCGCCGCCAAATGCGCGGGGCTGGACTATCCATTCGTCAGCCTGGAAGAGCGGCCGGCCGCTTGCCCGACCGCGCGCGCCTGCGGTGGCAGCGCCGTGGTGGCCGATGCCGACTGCATGGACGCACTGAGCTGGATTTCCGATTCCACCGGCGATGGCGAGGCCCGGTATGTGGCCCTGGAGCTGCCGCCGGATTGTGGACTCAAGGAGGGGGAAACCGAAAACCCGAACGAGGGTCCGGATGGCATGCCGGAATACTCATCGTCGCGGGACACCATCCTGGTGCTGGCCCATGGAATCGGCCCGGCCGGTACCGGCCAGGTAATCCTGCAGACGATGTATTTTGGTGGCGCCCTGGAAGGCATCGGGTCGGATGGCTGTTGA